The following are encoded in a window of Tessaracoccus flavescens genomic DNA:
- a CDS encoding ABC transporter permease: MTATGSSTTRRAPRAAWLIVAKREIMSQLQSKAFWVGTLSTIALVAIAFLISTAVNSGGGDPTRIAVDSDQGAAVIAQAKAGGGNVEAVEVASDQLEQSVRDGDAEASLTYTEGEGWKVAVKDMMDTPDLDEAVRTFQIERNATQAGVDAASILRDTTVTVAPLDGDESGAMAVFVATFAFSILFMVAAVTYGMQIAQSVVTEKESRIVEILAAAVPIRSLLVGKVVGNTLMALGQVVLIVCAALVALSFSDYRELIALIAPVAGWFILFFLVGFASLACLWAGAGAMATRVQDLSQTTIPLTMIVSMVYVAGLLARGTVAEILSYVPIASTVMMPGRLLSGEAGWPEALLALAVSIAFMAVAIWFGERIYRRGLMQTNSVMALKQAFSKAS; this comes from the coding sequence ATGACTGCCACCGGCTCATCCACGACGAGGCGGGCGCCCCGCGCCGCATGGCTGATCGTCGCAAAGCGCGAGATCATGTCCCAGCTGCAGAGCAAGGCCTTCTGGGTCGGCACCCTCTCCACGATCGCGCTCGTGGCGATCGCGTTTCTCATCTCCACGGCTGTCAACAGCGGCGGAGGTGACCCGACCCGGATCGCCGTCGACTCCGATCAGGGGGCTGCCGTGATCGCGCAGGCGAAGGCAGGCGGCGGAAACGTCGAGGCCGTCGAGGTGGCATCCGACCAGCTCGAGCAGTCGGTCCGCGACGGCGACGCCGAGGCCTCCCTCACGTATACGGAGGGTGAAGGCTGGAAGGTCGCGGTCAAGGACATGATGGACACGCCCGACCTCGACGAGGCGGTGCGCACCTTCCAGATCGAGCGCAACGCCACGCAGGCCGGTGTGGATGCGGCGTCGATCCTGCGGGACACCACCGTGACCGTTGCACCGCTCGACGGTGATGAGTCCGGCGCCATGGCGGTGTTCGTGGCCACCTTCGCCTTCTCGATCCTGTTCATGGTGGCGGCCGTGACCTACGGCATGCAGATCGCCCAGAGCGTGGTCACCGAGAAGGAGTCCCGCATCGTCGAGATCCTCGCGGCCGCCGTGCCGATCCGTTCGCTGCTGGTCGGCAAGGTGGTCGGCAACACCCTGATGGCGCTCGGCCAGGTCGTCCTGATCGTGTGCGCGGCGCTCGTCGCGCTGTCGTTCAGCGACTACCGGGAGCTGATCGCCCTGATCGCCCCGGTGGCGGGCTGGTTCATCCTGTTCTTCCTGGTCGGCTTCGCCTCCCTCGCCTGCCTGTGGGCGGGTGCGGGTGCGATGGCCACGCGAGTGCAGGACCTCAGCCAGACCACCATCCCGCTGACCATGATCGTCTCGATGGTCTACGTCGCAGGCCTGCTCGCCCGTGGCACCGTCGCCGAGATCCTGTCCTACGTCCCGATCGCCTCGACGGTCATGATGCCTGGCCGACTGCTGAGCGGCGAGGCAGGCTGGCCCGAGGCGCTGCTCGCGCTGGCCGTGTCGATCGCGTTCATGGCCGTCGCCATCTGGTTCGGGGAGCGGATCTACCGCCGCGGCCTGATGCAGACCAACTCGGTCATGGCGCTGAAGCAGGCGTTCAGCAAGGCGAGCTGA
- a CDS encoding GuaB1 family IMP dehydrogenase-related protein: protein MAPSRSSVSSRLDVDLTSTDGLATPTPLVAANMTAVSGRRMAETMARRGGLAIFPQDIPADVVAASIRKVKDASPVFDTAVTVSPDTTVGETLSLIAKRAHGVAVVIDADRRVLGLVTPNDATGADRFAQAKDVMTTDVTRVPAETTPASVFELLSEQHQKVAVAVAPEGRLVGVMTPKGALRSAIYAPALDHEGRLRAGVAVGINGDVPAKVRAALEGRADVIVMDTAHGHQEKMISALGLAREVRDAFASETGRTILLVAGNVVTAGGVNDLIDAGADILKVGVGPGAMCTTRMQTGVGRPQFSAVLECAEAAGQRGKSTWADGGVRHPRDVALALAAGAGSVMIGSWFAGTHESTGEQLVDAQGRSYKESFGMASARAVRQRTREQSAFERARAAMFEEGISSSRMYLDPRRPGVEDLIDWITSGVRSSCTYAGARSLSEFAERAVIGVQSGSGYEEGRPLDRSW, encoded by the coding sequence ATGGCGCCGAGCCGATCGAGTGTCAGCTCCCGCCTGGACGTCGACCTCACCTCCACCGACGGCCTCGCCACGCCGACGCCGCTCGTGGCCGCCAACATGACCGCCGTCTCCGGCCGCCGGATGGCCGAGACGATGGCCCGTCGAGGTGGGCTGGCCATCTTCCCGCAGGACATCCCGGCCGATGTGGTGGCCGCCTCGATCCGCAAGGTCAAGGACGCGAGCCCCGTGTTCGACACCGCGGTCACCGTCTCCCCCGACACCACGGTCGGCGAGACGCTCTCCCTGATCGCCAAGCGCGCCCACGGCGTCGCCGTCGTGATCGACGCCGACCGCAGGGTGCTCGGCCTCGTCACACCGAACGACGCCACGGGCGCCGACCGCTTCGCGCAGGCAAAGGACGTGATGACCACCGATGTCACCCGGGTCCCTGCCGAGACCACTCCCGCGAGCGTGTTCGAGCTGCTGTCCGAGCAGCACCAGAAGGTCGCGGTCGCCGTGGCCCCCGAAGGTCGCCTCGTCGGGGTGATGACCCCCAAGGGGGCCCTGCGCAGCGCGATCTACGCCCCGGCCCTCGACCATGAGGGACGGCTCCGCGCAGGCGTCGCCGTGGGGATCAACGGCGACGTGCCAGCGAAGGTCCGCGCGGCGCTCGAGGGTCGCGCCGACGTGATCGTGATGGACACCGCACACGGTCACCAGGAGAAGATGATCTCCGCGCTCGGCCTGGCCCGCGAGGTGCGCGACGCCTTCGCCTCGGAGACCGGCCGCACCATCCTGCTCGTCGCAGGAAACGTCGTCACCGCGGGCGGCGTCAACGATCTGATCGACGCGGGCGCCGACATCCTGAAGGTCGGGGTCGGCCCCGGTGCCATGTGCACCACCCGGATGCAGACCGGCGTCGGCCGGCCCCAGTTCTCCGCCGTCCTCGAATGCGCAGAGGCGGCAGGCCAGCGCGGCAAGTCGACGTGGGCAGACGGTGGCGTGCGGCATCCCCGCGACGTCGCCCTCGCCCTGGCGGCAGGAGCGGGCTCGGTCATGATCGGCTCCTGGTTCGCCGGAACCCACGAGTCGACCGGCGAACAGCTCGTCGACGCGCAGGGACGCTCCTACAAGGAGTCCTTCGGCATGGCCTCCGCCCGCGCCGTCCGCCAGCGCACCCGCGAACAGTCCGCCTTCGAGCGCGCCCGCGCGGCGATGTTCGAGGAAGGCATCTCCAGCTCCCGGATGTACCTCGACCCGCGCCGTCCCGGCGTGGAGGACCTGATCGACTGGATCACCTCCGGCGTGCGTTCGTCGTGCACCTACGCCGGCGCCCGCAGCCTCAGCGAGTTCGCCGAGCGCGCCGTGATCGGCGTGCAGTCCGGCTCCGGCTACGAGGAGGGCCGCCCGCTCGACCGGAGCTGGTGA
- a CDS encoding DUF5682 family protein: MDERLTAARRARDALASDGIHFVPVRHHSPACARAAASLIDAVSPAAVLIEGPRHYDSLLDDLQSEETSPPVAVLTVRGEGRGRASSLYPMADFSPEWVALRRAGELGVPVGFIDLDEQDRPELDDESRVLQSERYLAQSRTVADLAVRLGCRDHDELWEHLFEVRDDAEPTALLDEVFVWSALARLDYEPEVLAGEGSLRREARMIETIRAWRDRVEGPLVVVTGAFHTLALVEGLADLPGRPELPANDAGSSPAAAESWVVPITHADLDGLRGYSAGMPAPSFWQRIWDTGADRGQVATGFILDVVARANQAEADAPISFASVQEAVLQARRLAELRGHPWPSRTDVLDAITSCLVDEAVSPSLRDAVAHELAVRVPGSVASGSRTPPIVSEARETARSLRLVIDDAAPHSTTLDIARSDRARTRSRFLHLLGLLGVPFARRVSGPDLIAGVGAQFLTERWDYHWTPAVEAALAALMTRGATLTAAAATTLGTLLEELEGARESAPVTDLLVRAALTGQDDRVEDLLRVLASLIDQDPALGSVLATGTRLLNLHRAQSMLRLRRPEQVLPLLGGAVAQAAYLLPDLASVRRENEVDAVGQLVAVRRLLRDLDGVDGVDPAPLGEALRRLRHPDTAPAVRGAALAVGVAAGELSDSDLAHELRAGFAPGAEPGVAARMLTGMLHAAPELLVHSDELFAAADRALLDASPEVFLDVLPELRRAFTYLKPVETSTVAAKVAALGDVDAVALDARVAATEAELRTGMELERRLLDSLRDAGLSGWVAS; this comes from the coding sequence GTGGACGAGCGCCTCACCGCGGCACGGAGGGCGCGCGACGCCCTCGCCTCCGACGGCATCCACTTCGTCCCCGTGCGCCACCACTCCCCCGCGTGCGCGCGGGCAGCGGCGTCCCTGATCGACGCCGTCTCCCCTGCCGCGGTGTTGATCGAGGGCCCCCGGCACTACGACTCGCTCCTCGACGATCTCCAGTCCGAGGAGACGTCACCGCCTGTGGCCGTACTCACGGTGCGCGGCGAGGGGCGCGGACGGGCCTCGTCCCTTTATCCGATGGCCGACTTCTCTCCCGAATGGGTGGCGCTGCGGAGGGCGGGCGAGCTGGGTGTGCCCGTCGGCTTCATCGATCTGGATGAGCAGGATCGACCCGAGCTCGACGACGAGAGTCGGGTCCTCCAGTCGGAGCGCTACCTCGCGCAGAGCCGCACCGTCGCCGACCTGGCTGTGCGGCTCGGCTGCCGCGACCACGACGAGCTGTGGGAACACCTGTTCGAGGTGCGCGACGACGCCGAGCCGACGGCGCTGCTGGACGAGGTCTTCGTCTGGAGCGCCCTCGCGCGGCTCGACTACGAACCCGAGGTGCTCGCGGGTGAAGGGTCGCTGCGGCGCGAGGCCCGCATGATTGAGACGATCCGCGCCTGGCGCGACCGGGTGGAGGGCCCGCTGGTCGTGGTCACCGGGGCGTTCCACACCCTCGCCCTCGTCGAGGGGCTCGCCGACCTGCCGGGGCGGCCCGAGCTGCCCGCCAACGACGCCGGATCCTCGCCGGCCGCGGCGGAGTCGTGGGTGGTGCCCATCACACACGCCGACCTCGACGGCCTGCGGGGCTACTCGGCCGGGATGCCTGCGCCGAGCTTCTGGCAACGGATCTGGGACACGGGAGCGGATCGGGGTCAGGTGGCGACGGGCTTCATCCTCGACGTCGTCGCGAGGGCGAACCAGGCAGAGGCGGACGCGCCGATCAGCTTCGCCTCTGTGCAGGAGGCCGTCCTGCAGGCCCGTCGACTCGCGGAGCTGCGCGGGCATCCCTGGCCTTCGCGTACCGACGTCCTCGACGCCATCACCTCGTGTCTCGTCGACGAGGCGGTCAGCCCTTCCCTCCGCGACGCCGTCGCCCACGAGCTCGCGGTGCGGGTACCGGGGAGCGTGGCGAGCGGCAGCCGCACGCCCCCCATCGTGTCGGAGGCCAGGGAGACGGCCCGCTCGCTGCGGCTCGTGATCGACGACGCCGCCCCGCATTCGACCACGCTGGACATCGCGCGCAGCGATCGGGCGCGCACCAGGAGCCGGTTCCTGCACCTCCTCGGGCTGCTCGGGGTGCCGTTCGCCCGTCGGGTGAGCGGCCCCGACCTGATCGCAGGGGTGGGCGCCCAGTTTCTCACCGAGCGCTGGGACTACCACTGGACCCCGGCCGTGGAGGCTGCGCTCGCCGCCCTGATGACCCGTGGCGCGACCCTCACCGCGGCTGCGGCGACGACACTCGGCACCCTGCTGGAGGAACTGGAGGGTGCCCGCGAGTCCGCGCCGGTCACCGACCTGCTCGTCCGCGCCGCCCTGACCGGGCAGGACGATCGGGTGGAGGACCTGCTCCGCGTGCTCGCCTCCCTCATCGACCAGGATCCGGCGCTCGGCTCCGTGCTCGCCACCGGCACCCGGCTGCTGAACCTGCATCGGGCCCAGTCGATGCTGCGGCTGCGGAGGCCGGAACAGGTCCTTCCGCTGCTCGGAGGGGCCGTGGCCCAGGCGGCCTACCTGCTTCCCGACCTCGCCTCCGTCCGCCGCGAGAATGAGGTTGACGCCGTCGGACAGCTCGTGGCGGTCAGGCGGTTGCTGCGCGACCTCGACGGGGTCGACGGCGTCGATCCGGCACCGCTTGGCGAGGCGCTGCGCCGCCTGCGCCACCCGGACACGGCGCCTGCCGTCCGCGGAGCCGCGCTCGCGGTGGGGGTCGCGGCCGGCGAGCTGTCGGACTCCGACCTCGCCCACGAGCTCCGGGCCGGCTTCGCGCCCGGGGCCGAACCTGGCGTCGCCGCGCGGATGCTGACCGGAATGCTGCACGCCGCCCCCGAACTCCTCGTCCACTCCGACGAGCTCTTCGCGGCGGCCGACCGGGCGCTGCTCGACGCCTCCCCGGAGGTGTTCCTCGACGTCCTGCCGGAGCTGCGCCGGGCGTTCACCTACCTCAAACCGGTCGAGACCTCCACGGTCGCGGCGAAGGTCGCGGCGCTCGGTGACGTGGACGCCGTCGCACTCGACGCACGGGTCGCGGCCACGGAGGCGGAGCTGCGCACCGGCATGGAGTTGGAGCGACGCCTCCTCGACTCCCTGCGCGACGCGGGGCTCTCCGGATGGGTGGCGTCGTGA
- a CDS encoding sensor histidine kinase — translation MFERVADFFGLNDDYVRPRPVAPWRTDWIIAALLTGISMSVVMYIRDVNPDLVDHLPLTGCFAAIIVAGLLITFRRAFPISVLLLASGAHFIVVGVLLPVTVSMASMQILYFLGIYTAMAYARRRQNLMLAMFAVLLSMAVWLVVADSYARAVQPDEFQPTLWYYVGTVVMNFAYFGVAIWLGQQAWLQAKARDALAESQSVVQQQGERLAGQAVVAERLRIARDLHDSVAHHISLIGVQTAAARRAMATRPELAAQAMQEVEDMSREAVTELRGMLGSLRDVSEDESGSRSVEALAALAEEASGNGLRVSYELVGNPRLAEAMSPMQASNLLRIAQEALTNVRRHSTATEARMVARLGDEIELEITDNGHTVPHTTGSGLGHVGIRERVAALGGTADIGPRSTRGYRVRVTLPRKAAS, via the coding sequence ATGTTCGAGCGGGTAGCCGACTTCTTCGGCCTGAACGACGACTATGTGCGTCCGAGGCCAGTCGCGCCGTGGCGCACCGACTGGATCATCGCCGCCCTCCTGACGGGGATCTCCATGTCGGTGGTGATGTACATCCGCGACGTCAACCCCGATCTCGTCGACCACCTGCCGCTGACGGGTTGCTTCGCCGCGATCATCGTCGCCGGGCTGCTCATCACCTTTCGGCGTGCCTTCCCGATCTCGGTCCTGCTGCTCGCGAGCGGTGCGCACTTCATCGTCGTGGGCGTGCTGCTTCCCGTGACAGTGTCCATGGCGAGCATGCAGATCCTCTACTTCCTTGGCATCTACACGGCGATGGCCTACGCGAGGCGCAGGCAGAACCTGATGCTCGCGATGTTCGCGGTGCTGCTGTCGATGGCGGTGTGGCTCGTCGTCGCCGACAGCTACGCCCGCGCGGTCCAGCCCGATGAGTTCCAGCCGACGTTGTGGTACTACGTCGGCACGGTCGTGATGAACTTCGCCTACTTCGGGGTCGCGATCTGGCTCGGTCAGCAGGCCTGGCTGCAGGCGAAGGCCAGGGACGCGCTCGCCGAGAGCCAGAGCGTCGTGCAGCAGCAGGGCGAGCGGCTAGCCGGGCAGGCGGTCGTCGCCGAGCGGTTGCGCATCGCGCGCGACCTGCACGACTCGGTCGCCCACCACATCTCCCTGATCGGCGTCCAGACGGCGGCCGCCCGCCGCGCCATGGCCACCCGGCCCGAGCTCGCCGCGCAGGCGATGCAGGAGGTCGAGGACATGTCCCGCGAGGCAGTGACCGAGCTGCGCGGCATGCTCGGCTCGCTGCGCGACGTCTCCGAGGACGAGAGCGGGTCGCGCTCCGTCGAGGCGCTCGCGGCCCTCGCGGAGGAGGCGAGCGGCAACGGGCTGCGCGTCAGCTACGAACTGGTCGGCAATCCCCGGCTCGCCGAGGCGATGAGCCCCATGCAGGCGAGCAACCTGCTCCGCATCGCGCAGGAGGCGCTGACGAACGTGCGACGCCACTCGACCGCGACCGAGGCCCGCATGGTCGCCCGGCTCGGGGACGAGATCGAGCTGGAGATCACGGACAACGGCCACACCGTGCCCCACACCACCGGAAGCGGCCTCGGCCACGTCGGCATCCGGGAACGGGTCGCAGCGCTCGGCGGCACCGCAGACATCGGGCCCAGATCCACCCGCGGGTACCGCGTCCGGGTCACCCTCCCCCGAAAGGCAGCCTCATGA
- the ctaF gene encoding aa3-type cytochrome oxidase subunit IV, whose product MKAEKWVFGFIFIFFLIVTPVYYFMSKEIAGTFVLGFTGLLGGMIAGYLALTARSFDPRPEDRRDAEVVEAAGTVGFFAPKSMWPFWTALTLTVIFLGPALHQAWISLVGIGIGIWSCSGWVLEFYRGDYKH is encoded by the coding sequence GTGAAGGCCGAGAAGTGGGTTTTCGGGTTCATCTTCATCTTCTTCCTGATCGTCACCCCGGTCTACTACTTCATGTCCAAGGAGATCGCCGGCACCTTCGTGCTCGGGTTCACCGGTCTCCTCGGCGGCATGATCGCCGGCTACCTCGCGCTCACGGCGCGTAGCTTCGATCCCCGCCCGGAGGACCGGCGCGATGCCGAGGTCGTGGAGGCAGCGGGCACGGTCGGCTTCTTCGCCCCGAAGAGCATGTGGCCCTTCTGGACCGCGCTGACCCTCACCGTGATCTTCCTCGGCCCCGCTCTGCATCAGGCCTGGATCTCGCTGGTCGGCATCGGCATCGGGATCTGGTCCTGCTCCGGCTGGGTCCTCGAGTTCTACCGAGGCGACTACAAGCACTGA
- a CDS encoding response regulator → MIRVGLVDDQSLVRRAFSLMLGIEDDIELVGEAGDGEEAIRLAATARPDIMLMDIEMPRMGGLEATRRIREVGATKVIILTTFDRDDYLFEALDAGAAGFLLKNSEPERLLEAIRTVAEGGALLAPEVTRRVIAQAVRGRRPAGVPEAAHRLTERELEVLREMAAGLSNAEIAARLFVSEATVKTHVSATLGKLCVRDRVQAVIYAYEHGLVGGRD, encoded by the coding sequence ATGATCCGTGTCGGCCTTGTCGACGACCAGTCCCTCGTCCGGAGGGCCTTCTCCCTGATGCTCGGCATCGAGGACGACATCGAGCTGGTCGGCGAGGCGGGCGACGGCGAGGAGGCGATCCGGCTCGCGGCGACCGCGCGTCCCGACATCATGTTGATGGACATCGAGATGCCGCGCATGGGAGGGCTCGAGGCGACACGGCGGATCCGGGAGGTCGGGGCCACGAAGGTGATCATCCTGACCACCTTCGACCGGGACGACTATCTGTTCGAGGCCCTGGACGCAGGAGCGGCAGGGTTCCTGCTCAAGAACTCCGAGCCCGAGCGACTGCTCGAGGCCATCCGCACCGTCGCCGAAGGAGGTGCCCTGCTCGCACCGGAGGTGACCCGTCGGGTGATCGCACAGGCGGTCCGCGGGCGCCGACCTGCGGGCGTACCGGAGGCGGCGCACCGGCTCACCGAGCGGGAACTGGAGGTGCTCCGCGAGATGGCCGCCGGCCTCAGCAACGCCGAGATCGCGGCCCGCCTCTTCGTCAGCGAGGCCACCGTCAAGACCCACGTCTCCGCGACCCTGGGCAAGCTGTGCGTGCGCGACCGCGTGCAGGCCGTCATCTACGCCTACGAGCACGGGCTGGTCGGCGGACGAGACTGA
- a CDS encoding ABC transporter ATP-binding protein yields MLDIDSVTRRFGDLTALDNVSFTVPDGGFTGFVGGNGAGKTTTMRIIMGVLAPTSGEVRWNGQPLTRQDRAEFGYMPEERGLYPKQPILPQLAFLGELHGMDARDAKLVARELLTRFNLGDRTKDKLEKLSLGNQQRVQIAGAVIGEPKALILDEPFSGLDPEAVDEMFTLLTEFTKAGVPVLFSSHQLDLVERLCDQIVILSKGHVVAAGTVEELRNVGETQHRIVAGGDLGWLRGRPGVGVVDLDGPEAVVTFDDDTAAQSALAEALGRGPVHSFGPIVRPLSDYYREVTR; encoded by the coding sequence ATGTTGGACATCGATTCCGTCACCCGAAGATTCGGCGACCTGACCGCCCTCGACAACGTCTCCTTCACCGTCCCTGACGGCGGCTTCACCGGCTTCGTCGGGGGCAACGGCGCGGGCAAGACGACGACCATGCGCATCATCATGGGCGTCCTCGCCCCCACCTCCGGTGAGGTCCGCTGGAACGGGCAGCCGCTGACCAGGCAGGACCGCGCCGAGTTCGGCTACATGCCCGAGGAGCGCGGCCTCTACCCGAAGCAGCCGATCCTGCCCCAGCTCGCCTTCCTCGGTGAGCTGCACGGCATGGACGCCCGCGACGCGAAGCTCGTCGCCCGTGAGCTGCTCACCCGCTTCAACCTTGGCGACCGCACGAAGGACAAGCTCGAGAAGCTCTCCCTCGGCAACCAGCAGCGGGTGCAGATCGCCGGGGCGGTGATCGGCGAACCGAAGGCGCTCATCCTGGACGAACCGTTCAGCGGGCTCGACCCCGAGGCGGTGGACGAGATGTTCACGCTGCTGACCGAGTTCACCAAGGCAGGCGTGCCCGTTCTGTTCTCCTCCCATCAGCTCGACCTCGTCGAGCGGCTCTGCGACCAGATCGTCATCCTGAGCAAGGGGCACGTCGTTGCCGCGGGCACCGTCGAGGAGCTCCGCAACGTCGGCGAGACCCAGCACCGGATCGTCGCAGGCGGCGACCTCGGCTGGCTCCGTGGCCGTCCCGGGGTCGGCGTCGTCGACCTCGACGGCCCCGAGGCCGTCGTCACCTTCGACGACGACACCGCCGCCCAGTCCGCGCTGGCCGAGGCCCTCGGCCGCGGTCCCGTCCACTCCTTCGGCCCCATCGTGCGGCCGCTCAGCGACTACTACAGGGAGGTCACCCGATGA
- a CDS encoding VWA domain-containing protein, with translation MSDHAERGRRWRLVLGRYADDGLGGGLSATDADLDTALGFVFDREYGSRDLLTSGTGAGRSSQGIAALTWLARSKELFPASTLERLQASAIADYGITELLRDPEVAEQLEPTPELGAALLATRGRLDRGTEEGLRRIISKVVEQIVERLRTSFRNHLTGRRNRFRRSQQKVRQNFDWRRTIAANLRNVDPETGKLLVSDLRFNSRERRRLPWHVILCVDQSGSMASSVLYSAVCASILASLPGVEVTLLLFDTRVVDLTHLADDPVAVLMTAQLGGGTDIASVIGLAASKITNPRRTVVTLISDFGEGGSVSQLMRRVGELNGQGVTLLGLAALDEEATPSYDRRVASMLADRGMHIAALTPDRFAEWLAEVMG, from the coding sequence GTGAGCGACCACGCGGAGCGAGGCCGGAGATGGCGGCTGGTGCTCGGCCGCTACGCCGACGACGGCCTCGGCGGCGGCCTCTCCGCCACGGACGCCGACCTCGACACGGCGCTAGGCTTCGTGTTCGACCGCGAGTACGGCTCCCGTGATCTGCTCACCTCCGGGACGGGGGCTGGCCGCTCGTCGCAGGGGATCGCGGCCCTGACCTGGCTCGCCAGATCGAAGGAACTGTTTCCCGCCTCCACGCTCGAGCGCCTGCAGGCCAGCGCCATCGCCGACTACGGCATCACGGAACTGCTCCGCGACCCCGAGGTGGCGGAGCAGCTTGAGCCGACGCCGGAGCTCGGGGCGGCGCTGCTCGCCACAAGGGGCCGACTCGATCGCGGGACAGAGGAGGGCCTGCGTCGGATCATCTCCAAGGTGGTCGAGCAGATCGTCGAGCGCCTGCGCACCAGCTTCCGCAACCACCTGACCGGGCGGCGCAACCGCTTCCGCCGCTCCCAGCAGAAGGTCAGGCAGAACTTCGACTGGCGTCGCACGATCGCCGCGAACCTGCGCAATGTCGACCCCGAAACGGGGAAGCTGCTGGTCAGCGACCTGCGGTTCAACTCCCGCGAGCGGCGCAGGCTGCCCTGGCACGTGATCCTCTGCGTGGATCAGAGCGGGTCGATGGCCTCCTCAGTCCTCTACAGCGCGGTGTGCGCGAGCATCCTCGCCTCACTGCCGGGCGTCGAGGTGACGCTGCTGCTGTTCGACACGCGGGTGGTCGATCTCACCCACCTGGCCGACGACCCGGTGGCCGTCCTGATGACCGCCCAACTCGGCGGCGGGACCGACATCGCCTCCGTGATCGGCCTCGCCGCCTCGAAGATCACCAACCCGCGACGCACGGTCGTCACGCTGATCAGCGACTTCGGGGAGGGCGGTTCGGTCAGCCAGTTGATGCGACGCGTCGGCGAACTCAACGGTCAGGGCGTCACCCTGCTCGGGCTCGCCGCGCTCGACGAGGAGGCCACGCCGAGCTACGACCGGAGGGTCGCCTCCATGCTCGCCGACCGCGGGATGCACATCGCGGCGCTCACCCCCGACCGCTTCGCCGAATGGCTCGCGGAGGTGATGGGGTGA